Proteins from one Lepus europaeus isolate LE1 unplaced genomic scaffold, mLepTim1.pri SCAFFOLD_623, whole genome shotgun sequence genomic window:
- the LOC133755615 gene encoding ubiquitin carboxyl-terminal hydrolase 17-like protein 13: MAASPLKEGKSPASPQKELQLQSDLASGPTHLAPSGGASLSCSWKRPYGIGAGLQNTGNTCYLNAALQCLTYTPPLANYMLSQVHSQSCRRADRCILCAVETHFLGALHSPGDVIQPCQVLAAGFHTNRQEDAHEFLMFALDVLKAAGLPGLMNAVAPQEDKAPSQQLFGGHWRSQIQCLQCQGISDTLDPYLEIALDIQTADSVEQALQHLVQPEELDGENAYHCATCLKKTAASKTLTLQSAGDVLLLVLKRFSAFTGEKLGGQVHYPECLDMRPYMSQQNGRPLHYVLYAVLVHVGRRCQSGHYFCYVKAGTGHWYKMDDAKVTACDITCVLNQRAYVLFYVRKSGFGGEHGTVSPGRGPSDFEADNTHGQHTPGELERPSPSEAAESEEHLEQTTQEFTFDQWQSLRAQNRPTSALSLRTVEPTLPGNAIIIHQARSAAGMRKHHPDQERSLLHGAAGHITEQVAMNPGNLPRLGGRSKPPKRKNKHAKRPLLLLFR, from the exons ATGGCTGCTTCACCTCTCAAGGAAG GGAAATCACCAGCCTCCCCTCAGAAAGAGCTCCAGCTGCAAAGTGATTTGGCTTCGGGGCCGACCCATCTGGCTCCCAGTGGAGGAGCTTCTCTGAGCTGCAGCTGGAAGAGACCTTATGGCATTGGGGCCGGTCTGCAGAATACGGGCAACACCTGCTACCTGAATGCAGCCCTGCAGTGTCTCACGTATACCCCACCCCTCGCCAACTatatgctgtcccaggtgcattctcaAAGCTGCCGTCGCGCGGATCGCTGCATTCTGTGTGCCGTGGAAACTCACTTTCTCGGGGCCCTCCACAGTCCTGGGGACGTGATCCAGCCctgtcaagtgctggctgctggctttcacaCAAACAGGCAGGAAGACGCCCACGAATTTCTGATGTTTGCTCTGGATGTCCTGAAGGCAGCAGGTCTGCCTGGGCTCATGAACGCGGTGGCTCCCCAAGAGGACAAAGCTCCATCCCAGCAGCTATTTGGAGGACACTGGAGGTCTCAAATCCAATGTCTCCAGTGCCAAGGCATCTCAGACACCTTGGACCCTTACCTGGAGATCGCGTTGGATATCCAGACAGCCGACAGTGTGGAGCAAGCTTTGCAGCACTTGGTGCAACCTGAAGAGCTGGATGGAGAAAACGCCTATCACTGTGCTACCTGCCTAAAGAAGACAGCTGCTTCCAAGACACTCACCTTGCAATCGGCTGGCGACGTGCTTCTCTTGGTATTGAAACGGTTTTCTGCTTTCACGGGTGAGAAACTCGGTGGACAAGTGCACTATCCTGAGTGCCTGGACATGAGACCTTACATGTCTCAGCAGAACGGGAGGCCACTGCACTATGTGCTCTATGCGGTTCTCGTCCATGTTGGCCGCAGGTGTCAATCAGGACACTACTTCTGCTATGTCAAAGCTGGCACTGGCCACTGGTATAAAATGGATGACGCTAAGgtaactgcctgtgacatcacttGTGTCCTGAATCAAAGGGCCTACGTGCTGTTTTATGTGCGGAAGAGTGGATTTGGAGGAGAACATGGGACAGTGTCTCCAGGCAGGGGACCATCCGACTTTGAGGCTGACAACACACACGGCCAGCACACACCAGGAGAGCTGGAAAGGCCTTCCCCTAGTGAAGCTGCAGAGTCCGAGGAGCACTTGGAGCAAACAACTCAGGAATTCACCTTCGATCAGTGGCAATCCCTCCGAGCCCAGAACCGACCAACAAGCGCACTCAGCCTCAGGACAGTGGAGCCCACGCTGCCTGGCAATGCGATCATCATTCACCAGGCAAGATCTGCCGCAGGGATGAGGAAGCACCATCCTGACCAGGAAAGGTCCCTGCTGCACGGGGCTGCTGGGCACATCACTGAGCAGGTGGCCATGAATCCTGGCAACCTCCCTCGTCTGGGAGGAAGGAGCAAACCCCCCAAGAGGAAGAACAAACATGCCAAGAGGCCTCTGTTGTTGCTGTTCCGGTGA